The Enterobacter oligotrophicus sequence TTGCCTATCAACTGCCGCATCTGAAAAAAATTGGCATGCTGGTGTTACCGCGCATCAATTTCAAAGATGCCGGTGCAATGCGCGTGATTAAACAGATGGGCCCGGCGATCCTCGGCGTTTCCGTCAGCCAGATTTCGCTTATCATCAACACCATTTTTGCCTCTTTCCTGGTCTCTGGCTCGGTCTCCTGGATGTACTATGCTGACCGCCTGATGGAGTTTCCGTCCGGGGTGCTGGGCGTTGCGCTGGGGACGATCCTGTTACCGTCACTGTCGAAAAGTTTTGCCAGTGGTAATCATGACGAATACTGCCGCCTGATGGACTGGGGGCTTCGCCTCTGCTTCCTGCTGGCGCTGCCGAGCGCAGTGGCGCTGGGTATTCTGGCGAAACCGTTAACCGTTTCACTCTTCCAGTATGGCAAATTTACCGCCTTTGACGCCGCGATGACTCAGCGTGCGCTGATTGCCTACTCGGTTGGGTTGATGGGGCTGATTGTTGTTAAGGTACTGGCTCCGGGGTTCTACTCCCGTCAGGACATCAAAACACCGGTTAAAATTGCCATTGTCACGCTGATTATGACCCAGTTGATGAACCTGGCGTTTATCGGCCCACTGAAACATGCGGGTCTGTCGCTGTCGATTGGTCTGGCGGCTTGTCTGAACGCCGGGCTACTGTACTGGCAGTTACGTAAGCAGAAAATCTTTACCCCTCAGCCTGGCTGGTTCAGTTTCCTGGTGCGTCTGGTGATTGCCGTGCTGGTGATGTCTGCGGCGTTAACGGGCATGATGTATGTGATGCCTGACTGGTCGCTGGGGACGATGCCTTACCGCCTGATGCGCCTGATGGCGGTAGTGTTGGTGGGGGTTGTTGCGTACTTCGCCACGCTTGCGGTGCTCGGTTTCAAAGTCAAAGAGTTTACCCGTCGCACGGTATAAACGACAAAAGGGGAGTTCACCAGCGGTGTGCTCCCCACGTCATGACATGCCGCGACTGCGTCAAATCGAAATCTTTTTCCCGCCTGAAATACGCGAACTGGCTGTTTGACCATCCGCGCCGTAGAGCCCAGGCTCCTTATGGGGCTTTAATACCTCCAGAGCCTGCTGATTACGCATAATTTGCCCCTCTAACAGCCAGCCGTTGTGCTGGTTGAGATCGCGCAGGTGCTGGGTTTTTTCTGTAATCGTCTGCCAGCGTTCAACAATCTCATCATTGGCACTGCGCTTAGGATCTTGCTCAGCGCGCCGTTGCTGTTCGAGATAATCCAGTGTCGCCAGAAGCGAGCTTTTGTCTTCCGTAATGCGCTGCAACGCGCTGCCGTTGATTTGACCGGAAGACAGGTGCTGCTGCTCTGCATCCATTACCGTTTTCAGGTCATTCAGGACAACCGTCATCTGATCCAGTATTTCTGACAGTCGACTCATACGGTTAGTTACTCTGCAAGAAACTCTGCGCTTCATTAATCAGCGCGTCAGCGATTTTGCTGGTATCCATTTTCAGCTCGCCGTTACGAATCGCCGTTTTCAGTGCTTCAACACGTTCCATGTTGATATCGCTGCTGCCTGGCTGCATCAGTTTTGACTGAGCATCGCTCAGGGTGACGCTGGTGCTATTGGCCGTCGACGGTTTTTCCAGACGCGTTTTCTGCGGCGTAGTGTCATTCGTTTCGCGAGGTTGTACAGTGCTAACCGGCTTCAGGGCTG is a genomic window containing:
- the murJ gene encoding murein biosynthesis integral membrane protein MurJ, translating into MNLLKSLAAVSSMTMFSRVLGFARDAIVARIFGAGMATDAFFVAFKLPNLLRRIFAEGAFSQAFVPILAEYKSKQGEDATRVFVAYVSGLLTLALAVVTVLGMLAAPWVIMVTAPGFADTADKFALTSQLLRITFPYILLISLASLVGAILNTWNRFSVPAFAPTFLNVSMIGFALFAAPHFNPPILALAWAVTVGGVLQLAYQLPHLKKIGMLVLPRINFKDAGAMRVIKQMGPAILGVSVSQISLIINTIFASFLVSGSVSWMYYADRLMEFPSGVLGVALGTILLPSLSKSFASGNHDEYCRLMDWGLRLCFLLALPSAVALGILAKPLTVSLFQYGKFTAFDAAMTQRALIAYSVGLMGLIVVKVLAPGFYSRQDIKTPVKIAIVTLIMTQLMNLAFIGPLKHAGLSLSIGLAACLNAGLLYWQLRKQKIFTPQPGWFSFLVRLVIAVLVMSAALTGMMYVMPDWSLGTMPYRLMRLMAVVLVGVVAYFATLAVLGFKVKEFTRRTV
- the flgN gene encoding flagella biosynthesis chaperone FlgN is translated as MSRLSEILDQMTVVLNDLKTVMDAEQQHLSSGQINGSALQRITEDKSSLLATLDYLEQQRRAEQDPKRSANDEIVERWQTITEKTQHLRDLNQHNGWLLEGQIMRNQQALEVLKPHKEPGLYGADGQTASSRISGGKKISI
- the flgM gene encoding flagellar biosynthesis anti-sigma factor FlgM, with translation MSIDRTSALKPVSTVQPRETNDTTPQKTRLEKPSTANSTSVTLSDAQSKLMQPGSSDINMERVEALKTAIRNGELKMDTSKIADALINEAQSFLQSN